Proteins encoded by one window of Astatotilapia calliptera unplaced genomic scaffold, fAstCal1.2 U_scaffold_15, whole genome shotgun sequence:
- the LOC113017569 gene encoding protein NLRC3-like — protein MRLEDNITMFVKNELKKIQKLLSPDHPETLKSQMEDEEMFEGEDEDERKSCREAFLKITLHFLRRLKQHEMADHLQSKIFAPLCKRELKAQLKKKFQCVFEGIAKAGSPTLLNQIYTELYITEGGTAEVNDEHEVRQIETASRKPDRPETTIRQEDIFKASPGRDEPIRTVLTKGVAGIGKTVLTQKYSLDWAEDKANQDIQFIFPFTFRELNVLKEEKFSLVELVHHFFNQTNESGICRLEDFQVVFILDGLDECRLNLDFKKTKILTETRKSTSLDELLTNLIRGNLLPSARLWITTRPAAANQIPPQCVDMVTEVRGFTDPQKEEYFRKRFRDEEQASRIISHIKKARSLHIMCHIPVFCWITATVLEDVLETREGAELPNTLTEMYIHFLVVQAKVKRIKYDGGAETDPHWSPESRKMIESLGKLAFDQLQKGNLIFYEPDLTECGIDIRAASVYSGVFTQIFKEEKQLYQNKVFCFVHLSVQEFLAALHVHLTFINSGLNQLEKQQTSSQTEKYFYQCAVDKALQSPNGHLDLFLRFLLGLKTNQTRLQGLMTQTGSSSKTNQEAVQYIKKKLSENLSAEKSINLFHCLNELNDRSLVEEIQQSLRSGSLSTDKLSPAQWSALVFILLSSEKDLDVFDLKNYFASEEALLRLLPVVKVSKKAL, from the exons ATG CGGCTGGAGGACAACATCACCATGTTTGTGAAGaacgagctgaagaagatccagaagCTTCTGAGTCCAGATCACCCAGAAACTTTAAAGAGCCAGATGGAGGATGAGGAGATGTTTGAAGGAGAGGatgaagatgaaagaaagagCTGCAGAGAAGCATTTCTGAAGATCACACTCCACTTCTTGAGGAGACTTAAGCAGCATGAGATGGCTGACCATCTGCAGAGCA AAATATTTGCTCCACTCTGTAAACGTGAACTTAAAGCCcaactgaagaagaagttccagtgtgtgtttgagggcatcgctaaagcaggaagcccaaccctcctgaatcagatctacacagagctctacatcacagagggagggactgcagaggtcaatgatgaacatgaggtcagacagattgaaacagcatccaggaaaccagacagaccagaaacaacaatcagacaagaagacatctttaaagcctcaccaGGAAGAGacgaaccaatcagaacagtgctgacaaagggagtggctggcattgggaaaacagtcttaacacagaaatacagcctggactgggctgaagacaaagccaaccaggacatccagttcatatttccattcactttcagagagctgaatgtgctgaaagaggaaaagttcagcttggtggaacttgttcatcacttctttaatCAAACTAACGAATCAGGAATCTGCAGgcttgaagacttccaggttgtgttcatacttgatggtctggatgagtgtcgacttaaTTTGGACTTCAAGAAAACTAAAATCCTGACTGAAACAAGAAAGTCCACCTCATTGGATgagctgctgacaaacctcatcaGAGGGAACCTGCTCCCTTCTGCTCGCCTTTGGATAAcaacacgacctgcagcagccaatcagatccctcctcaGTGTGTCgacatggtgacagaggtcagagggttcactgacccacagaaggaggagtacttcaggaagagattcagagatgaggagcaggccagcaggatcatctcccacatcaagaaagctcgaagcctccacatcatgtgtcacatcccagtcttctgctggatcactgctacagttctggaggatgtgctggaaaccagagagggagcAGAGCTGCCCAacaccctgactgagatgtacatccacttcctggtggttcaggccaaagtcAAGAGGATCAaatatgatggaggagctgagacagatccacactggagtccagagagcaggaagatgattgagtcactgggaaaactggcttttgatcagctgcagaaaggaaacctgatcttctatgaaccagacctgacagagtgtggcatcgatatcagagcagcctcagtgtactcaggagtgttcacacagatctttaaagaggagaaacAACTGTACCAgaacaaggtgttctgctttgttcatctcagtgttcaggagtttctggctgctcttcatgtccacctgaccttcatcaactctggactcaatcagctggaaaaacaacaaacaagctCTCAGACAGAGAAATACTTCTACCAGTGTGCTGTGGACAAGGCCTTACAGAGCCccaatggacacctggacttgttccttcGTTTTCTCTTGGGTCTGAAGACTAATCAAACTCGTTTGCAAGGCCTcatgacacagacaggaagtagctcaAAGACCAATCAAGAAGCAGTTCAgtacatcaagaagaagctcagtgagaatctgtctgcagagaaaagcatcaatctgtttcactgtctgaatgaactgaatgatcgttctctagtggaggagatccaacagtccctgagatcaggaagtctctccacagataaactgtctcctgctcagtggtcagctctggtcttcatcttactgtcatcagaaaaagatctggatgtgtttgacctgaagaattactttgcttcagaggaggctcttctgaggctgctgccagtggtcaaagtcTCTAAAAAAGCTCTGtaa